The Thermoleophilaceae bacterium genome has a window encoding:
- a CDS encoding TetR/AcrR family transcriptional regulator → MTEARKAAARERILDAAIAQLEEGGYASATVQAVAGRAGVATGSVYRHFPSKSELFAEVFRRATQREIDVLAELARHDQRPVVERVAAGVETFARRALAAPTRAYALIAEPVDPAVDAERLVYRRGYLDVFKGLLDEGVRSGELAPHDTELAAAALVGAIAEVLVGPLSPSQNGRAPRREALVAGLVQIVVRALPANRALAA, encoded by the coding sequence ATGACCGAGGCCCGCAAGGCCGCCGCGCGCGAGCGCATCCTCGACGCCGCCATCGCGCAGCTCGAGGAGGGCGGGTACGCGTCGGCCACCGTGCAGGCCGTGGCCGGCCGCGCGGGGGTGGCCACCGGCAGCGTCTATCGCCACTTCCCGTCCAAGTCCGAGCTCTTCGCCGAGGTCTTCCGGCGCGCCACACAGCGCGAGATCGACGTGCTGGCCGAGCTGGCACGCCACGACCAGCGGCCCGTGGTGGAGCGCGTGGCCGCCGGAGTCGAGACGTTCGCCCGCCGCGCCCTGGCCGCCCCCACCCGCGCCTATGCCCTGATCGCCGAGCCGGTGGACCCGGCCGTGGATGCCGAGCGGCTCGTGTACCGCCGCGGCTACCTCGACGTCTTCAAGGGGCTGCTCGACGAGGGCGTGCGCTCCGGCGAGCTCGCGCCGCACGACACCGAGCTGGCCGCGGCCGCGCTGGTGGGCGCCATCGCCGAGGTGCTCGTCGGCCCCCTGTCACCGTCCCAGAACGGGCGCGCACCGCGCCGCGAGGCGCTCGTCGCCGGCCTCGTACAGATCGTGGTCCGCGCGCTGCCCGCAAACCGGGCCCTCGCGGCCTGA
- a CDS encoding acyl-CoA dehydrogenase family protein, with amino-acid sequence MSGLDPSPEVVELRSRVRAFVDERVIAAEPVLDRHDDEAAAAMRDLQGQAKDAGLWALGLPEEIGGGGLDFLPYCHVNEEVGRSEHAMVALGTHSAQDATMLHLFGTPEQKERWLLPLVAGDIYPSIGMTEPDAPGSDPTQVATTAVLDDGEWVIDGRKWFTTGANVAAFTTVFAVTDPDAPAHGRCSLIMVPTDSPGYEIERVIPVMGETGGAHCEVRLDGVRVPADSLLGPRGQAFKIAQARLGPGRIYHCMRWLGQAQRAFDLMCERALARSVAGGRLAHKQLVQAFIADSAAEIHAARLMTLDAAARIDAGDDARVEISLIKFFGAKVLHDVVDRAIQVHGALGVSGDTPLEGMYRRARLARFYDGPDEVHRISVARRILSGYEDVSGERPRSGCRGGR; translated from the coding sequence GTGAGCGGGCTCGATCCGTCGCCCGAGGTCGTGGAGCTGCGCAGCCGCGTGCGGGCCTTCGTGGACGAGCGCGTGATCGCCGCCGAGCCCGTGCTCGACCGCCACGACGACGAAGCAGCCGCGGCCATGCGCGATCTCCAGGGCCAGGCGAAGGACGCCGGGCTGTGGGCGCTGGGGCTGCCGGAGGAGATCGGCGGCGGCGGGCTCGACTTCCTCCCCTACTGCCACGTGAACGAGGAGGTGGGCCGCTCCGAGCACGCGATGGTCGCCCTGGGCACCCACTCCGCCCAGGACGCCACCATGCTCCACCTCTTCGGCACGCCCGAGCAGAAGGAGCGCTGGCTGCTGCCGCTGGTGGCCGGGGACATCTACCCCTCGATCGGGATGACAGAGCCCGACGCGCCCGGCTCGGACCCGACACAGGTGGCCACGACGGCGGTGCTCGACGACGGCGAGTGGGTTATCGACGGCCGCAAGTGGTTCACCACCGGCGCGAACGTGGCCGCCTTCACAACGGTCTTCGCCGTCACCGACCCCGACGCGCCCGCGCACGGCCGCTGCTCCCTGATCATGGTGCCCACCGACTCGCCCGGGTACGAGATCGAGCGGGTGATCCCCGTCATGGGCGAGACCGGCGGCGCCCACTGCGAGGTGCGGCTCGACGGCGTCCGCGTGCCTGCCGACAGCCTGCTCGGCCCGCGCGGCCAGGCGTTCAAGATCGCCCAGGCGCGGCTGGGCCCCGGGCGCATCTACCACTGCATGCGCTGGCTCGGGCAGGCGCAGCGGGCGTTCGACCTCATGTGCGAGCGGGCGCTGGCGCGCTCGGTGGCGGGTGGGCGGCTGGCGCACAAGCAGCTGGTGCAGGCGTTCATCGCGGACTCCGCCGCCGAGATCCACGCCGCGCGGCTGATGACCCTGGATGCCGCTGCCCGCATCGACGCCGGCGACGACGCGCGCGTGGAGATCTCCCTCATCAAGTTCTTCGGGGCGAAGGTTCTGCACGACGTGGTCGACCGCGCGATCCAGGTCCACGGCGCGCTCGGCGTCTCCGGCGACACGCCGCTGGAGGGCATGTACCGCCGCGCCCGCCTCGCCCGCTTCTACGACGGGCCGGACGAGGTCCATCGCATCAGCGTGGCGAGGCGGATCCTGAGCGGGTACGAGGACGTCAGCGGCGAACGACCACGTAGCGGTTGCCGCGGCGGGCGATGA
- a CDS encoding GGDEF domain-containing protein, with amino-acid sequence MAPWIVTAAALAAVVFLVLRLRRREAELARALQRGAVLDPLTGVLGRRGFEERLGEEVERARRHGRRLALVVADVDGLRDLNALLGNRAGDVALEQVGCILRDAARRVDSVARVDGGEYAVLLPDTDERGALALAERLRVEIREAFAGGMAELTASFGVATYPKDAEQPAALMQAAASALFLAKELGRNRAVVYSDETAAQLAELAAG; translated from the coding sequence ATGGCCCCGTGGATCGTCACCGCGGCCGCGCTCGCGGCCGTCGTCTTCCTCGTGCTGAGGCTGCGCCGCCGCGAGGCCGAGCTGGCCAGGGCGCTGCAGCGCGGCGCCGTGCTGGACCCGCTGACCGGGGTGCTCGGGCGCCGGGGATTCGAGGAGCGCCTCGGCGAGGAGGTGGAGCGAGCGCGCCGCCACGGCCGCAGGCTCGCCCTCGTGGTGGCCGACGTGGACGGGCTGCGCGACCTCAACGCGCTGCTGGGCAACCGGGCGGGCGACGTGGCGCTCGAGCAGGTGGGGTGCATCCTGCGCGACGCCGCGCGCCGCGTGGACTCCGTGGCACGGGTCGACGGCGGCGAGTACGCGGTGCTCCTCCCCGACACCGACGAGCGCGGCGCGCTCGCGCTGGCCGAGAGGCTGCGGGTGGAGATCCGGGAGGCGTTCGCCGGAGGCATGGCCGAGCTCACGGCGAGCTTCGGCGTGGCCACCTACCCGAAGGACGCCGAGCAGCCGGCCGCGCTCATGCAGGCTGCGGCGTCGGCGCTCTTCCTCGCCAAGGAGCTGGGCCGCAACCGCGCCGTCGTGTACAGCGACGAGACCGCCGCGCAACTCGCAGAGCTGGCCGCCGGTTAG
- a CDS encoding acyl-CoA dehydrogenase family protein, with protein MATAHQTTARTHEVENQPPPLEPVNLFEIDLPLREALERENAGWGVDRARDLGAVAGTPEAREHSRRCERNEPTLVTHDRYGNRVDLVDLDPSWHWLLRTAVEREIHSLPWRDEKPGAHTVRAALMYLWSQVNAGVMCPVSMTYSIIPALRDGAPDIAAEWEPRLTKPDYDSGSLAGMAMTEKQGGSDVRANTTQAVPVGDGAYEITGHKWFCSYPPCDIFLMLAQAPGGLSCFLIERGPGMEFQRLKDKLGTRSLPSSEVEFRGIRGRLVGEEGRGVPAIIRMVNHTRLDCLIGSATGMRRGLTEAVHHARHRSAFGTLLAEQPAMQNVLADLAIESEAATAAAFRVARAYDENDVPFRRFATAVMKYWVCKRAPAHAAEALECLGGNGYVEESGMPLLYRDSPLNSIWEGSGNVAALDVLRAMAKDPEGLPAFLAECDLARGGDARLDAHLDSLQPMLASIAEADPQHVARRAVEELAIAFQASLLVRHAPPAVADAFCAGRLGGGGRVYGTLPSGVDTGAIVERALAA; from the coding sequence ATGGCCACCGCCCACCAAACCACCGCACGCACGCACGAGGTCGAGAACCAGCCGCCCCCGCTCGAGCCCGTCAACCTGTTCGAGATCGACCTGCCGCTGCGCGAGGCGCTCGAGCGCGAGAACGCCGGCTGGGGCGTGGACCGCGCGCGCGACCTGGGCGCCGTGGCCGGCACGCCGGAGGCACGCGAGCACTCCCGCCGCTGCGAGCGCAACGAGCCCACGCTGGTCACCCACGACCGCTACGGCAACCGCGTGGACCTCGTGGACCTCGACCCGTCCTGGCACTGGCTGCTGCGCACGGCCGTGGAGCGCGAGATCCACTCGCTGCCCTGGCGCGACGAGAAGCCCGGCGCGCACACCGTGCGGGCCGCGCTCATGTACCTGTGGAGCCAGGTGAACGCCGGGGTGATGTGCCCGGTGTCGATGACCTACTCGATCATCCCCGCACTGCGCGACGGCGCGCCCGACATCGCAGCCGAGTGGGAGCCCCGGCTCACCAAGCCCGACTACGACAGCGGCTCGCTGGCCGGCATGGCGATGACCGAGAAGCAGGGCGGCTCCGACGTGCGCGCCAACACCACCCAGGCGGTGCCGGTGGGCGACGGCGCCTACGAGATCACCGGCCACAAGTGGTTCTGCTCCTACCCGCCGTGCGACATCTTCCTGATGCTCGCGCAGGCGCCCGGCGGCCTCTCCTGCTTCCTCATCGAGCGCGGCCCCGGCATGGAGTTCCAGCGCCTCAAGGACAAGCTCGGCACCCGCTCGCTGCCGTCGTCGGAGGTCGAGTTCCGCGGCATCCGCGGGCGGCTCGTGGGCGAGGAGGGCCGCGGCGTGCCCGCCATCATCCGGATGGTCAACCACACGCGCCTGGACTGCCTGATCGGCTCGGCCACCGGCATGCGCCGCGGCCTGACCGAGGCGGTGCACCACGCGCGCCACCGCTCGGCGTTCGGCACCCTGCTGGCCGAGCAGCCGGCCATGCAGAACGTGCTCGCCGACCTGGCCATCGAGTCCGAGGCCGCCACGGCTGCGGCATTCCGCGTGGCCCGCGCGTACGACGAGAACGACGTCCCGTTCCGCCGCTTCGCCACCGCGGTCATGAAGTACTGGGTGTGCAAGCGGGCCCCCGCGCACGCGGCCGAGGCGCTGGAGTGCCTGGGCGGCAACGGCTATGTGGAGGAATCCGGGATGCCTCTGCTCTACCGCGACTCCCCCCTCAACTCGATCTGGGAGGGCTCGGGCAACGTGGCGGCGCTCGACGTGCTGCGCGCCATGGCCAAGGATCCTGAGGGCCTGCCCGCGTTCCTCGCCGAGTGCGACCTCGCGCGCGGCGGCGACGCCCGCCTGGACGCCCACCTCGATTCGCTGCAGCCCATGCTGGCGTCGATCGCGGAGGCCGATCCCCAGCACGTGGCGCGGCGCGCGGTCGAGGAGCTGGCGATCGCATTCCAGGCTTCGCTGCTCGTGCGCCACGCCCCGCCGGCGGTGGCCGACGCGTTCTGCGCCGGCCGGCTCGGTGGCGGCGGCCGCGTGTACGGCACGCTGCCCTCCGGCGTGGACACGGGCGCCATCGTGGAGCGCGCGCTGGCCGCATGA